Proteins found in one Calditrichota bacterium genomic segment:
- a CDS encoding efflux RND transporter periplasmic adaptor subunit — MISKPNLLLLAAALFLACSGQPENGGESGAGTPASTVKTGYKIPVQVVMPTRGNLQEAITIYGKLTPVRETLLASQFAGRIVRLPFSEGDVVSAGQVVATLKSPKAEALSQVTSSAKAKEMLPITVRAPFSGVIVRKFHFAGDVVSPGEALVKLQDTSRFFLWGDLPAIYLNRVRPGQLLQVSFPDVPGWHVQTKIEAVNAAVNPETQMAQIRATVKNKNQRFKQNLLATIRIVTQSVQQALLLPRKAVLHGAHGDFVFLKKGGRARQQPVEIGLETPDTLEIRSGLTPADSVVLTGNYELQDGMAIREEEK; from the coding sequence ATGATTTCAAAACCGAACCTTTTACTTTTGGCAGCCGCACTTTTTCTTGCCTGCAGCGGACAGCCGGAAAACGGGGGTGAATCGGGAGCCGGTACGCCTGCTTCGACTGTAAAAACCGGGTACAAAATTCCGGTTCAGGTGGTGATGCCTACGAGGGGAAACCTGCAGGAAGCCATCACCATCTACGGGAAACTCACGCCGGTGCGGGAAACCCTTTTGGCCAGCCAGTTTGCGGGCCGGATTGTACGGCTTCCGTTTTCGGAAGGCGACGTCGTTTCCGCCGGACAGGTGGTCGCCACGCTAAAAAGTCCCAAAGCAGAGGCGCTTAGCCAGGTGACGTCTTCAGCAAAGGCAAAAGAAATGCTGCCCATCACGGTTCGGGCCCCATTTTCCGGCGTCATTGTCCGCAAATTTCATTTTGCCGGAGATGTGGTTTCTCCCGGGGAAGCCCTCGTGAAACTTCAGGACACCTCCCGTTTTTTTCTCTGGGGAGACCTCCCGGCGATTTATTTGAATCGGGTCCGACCCGGGCAACTTCTTCAGGTTTCTTTTCCGGATGTACCCGGTTGGCACGTACAAACAAAAATTGAAGCGGTCAACGCCGCCGTCAACCCCGAAACCCAAATGGCCCAGATCCGGGCGACGGTCAAAAACAAAAATCAGCGATTTAAGCAAAATCTTCTGGCCACGATTCGGATTGTCACGCAATCGGTGCAACAGGCGCTTCTGCTGCCCCGGAAGGCCGTGCTGCACGGTGCCCACGGGGATTTTGTTTTTTTGAAGAAAGGCGGGCGGGCCCGGCAGCAGCCGGTGGAAATCGGATTGGAAACCCCAGATACGCTGGAAATTCGCAGCGGCCTGACACCCGCGGACAGTGTGGTGCTTACGGGGAATTACGAATTGCAGGACGGCATGGCGATTCGGGAAGAGGAAAAGTGA
- a CDS encoding TolC family protein codes for MRKEHVFFIFILLFSGVLWGSAVPAQVPQQLTLRRCLKAVLARHPSVFAYRKVEEQKAAESRRLRAETRPQLDYALTTGAYHYSPYHYRILENTVVLTWNLDKWLGKLSEIGMTEESIAKIRARQNRLRLAFEVKQAFYRLTQARQERRIAQMSKAYLQHHLEISRGLFRLGQIDQLDLYRTQANLSASEEAVAAAENDCRQWQIQLQNLTGLTISERDSLVLPVSRWTPADISPDSLLAAAKRGNPALAVLDEQIQQTQIRERLVRASRFPTAALSGGFVFDNDPTSGGNYAVVQLGLQLPLVDWHQRKNQAQAFRLHRESLEETRKTLLLDIRTQIEKLLAQLGYLENLETLKARTLLQARKAFFLTENSYQAGVASNTDVLLAQKEWIQTRLAQEEVRLQMRVVQAELDLLIGRMGVHQ; via the coding sequence ATGCGAAAAGAACACGTCTTTTTCATTTTTATTCTTCTTTTTAGCGGAGTTCTGTGGGGTTCGGCTGTTCCGGCACAAGTTCCTCAACAATTGACGCTCCGGCGCTGCCTGAAGGCAGTCCTGGCCCGCCACCCGTCTGTTTTTGCTTACCGGAAGGTAGAGGAACAGAAGGCCGCCGAAAGCCGGCGTTTGAGGGCTGAGACACGTCCCCAATTGGATTACGCTCTTACGACCGGCGCATACCATTACTCACCTTACCACTACCGGATCCTTGAGAATACGGTCGTCCTTACCTGGAACCTCGACAAGTGGCTTGGAAAATTGAGTGAAATCGGCATGACGGAGGAGTCCATTGCCAAAATCCGTGCACGGCAAAATCGATTGAGATTAGCCTTTGAGGTTAAACAAGCATTTTACCGCCTGACACAAGCCAGACAGGAACGCCGTATTGCACAGATGTCAAAGGCCTATTTACAACACCATCTCGAAATTTCCAGAGGCCTGTTTCGTCTGGGGCAAATCGACCAGCTTGATTTGTACCGCACTCAGGCCAATCTGTCTGCATCCGAAGAAGCTGTGGCAGCGGCCGAAAATGACTGCCGGCAATGGCAGATCCAATTGCAAAACTTAACGGGTTTAACCATTTCCGAAAGGGATTCGCTGGTGTTGCCGGTCAGCCGGTGGACTCCCGCTGACATCTCTCCGGACTCTTTGCTCGCTGCAGCCAAACGAGGCAATCCGGCCCTTGCCGTGTTGGACGAACAGATTCAGCAGACTCAAATACGGGAACGGCTCGTACGAGCCAGCCGTTTTCCAACAGCAGCCCTTTCGGGTGGATTTGTTTTCGACAACGATCCCACTTCCGGTGGAAATTACGCTGTGGTTCAGTTGGGTCTTCAACTGCCCCTGGTGGATTGGCATCAGCGGAAAAATCAGGCACAGGCGTTTCGCCTGCACAGGGAATCTCTCGAAGAAACCCGAAAAACGCTTTTGTTGGATATTCGTACGCAAATTGAGAAGCTGTTGGCTCAGCTCGGGTATCTGGAAAATCTGGAAACGTTGAAAGCCCGCACCCTTTTACAAGCGAGAAAAGCCTTTTTTCTGACGGAAAACAGCTACCAGGCTGGCGTGGCGTCCAACACGGATGTGCTTCTGGCCCAAAAAGAATGGATACAGACCCGTTTGGCGCAGGAGGAGGTTCGCCTTCAGATGCGAGTGGTCCAGGCGGAATTGGATTTACTGATTGGCAGAATGGGAGTTCACCAATGA